Proteins from a genomic interval of Gossypium hirsutum isolate 1008001.06 chromosome A09, Gossypium_hirsutum_v2.1, whole genome shotgun sequence:
- the LOC107889337 gene encoding protein DETOXIFICATION 42, producing the protein MMTEEDDLYPSSVKMRYPIFIFFKDVRHVFKLDELGSEIAQIALPAALALTADPIASLVDTAFIGQIGAVELAAVGVSIALFNQVSRIAIFPLVSVTTSFVAEEDTIGRVSSEAQESDYVETGSCVDTESNELIPQKECIEGTYQPKTLGSSFDVVKIEPERRHIPSASSALVIGGILGLLQALFLISGAKPLLNFMGISSDSPMLNPAQQYLTLRSLGAPAVLLSLAMQGVFRGFKDTKTPLYATVAGDIANIILDPIFMFVFRLGVSGAAIAHVISQYLISVILLWKLMCQVDLLPPSLKHLHFGRFLKNGFLLLIRVMAVTFCITLSASMAARLGSTSMAAFQVCLQVWLATSLLADGLAVAGQAILASSFARKDYEKATATASRVLQLGLVLGLILAVILGGGLSFGAKLFTKDVDVLRLIGTGIPFVAATQPINSLAFVFDGVNFGASDFAYSAFSLVLVAIVSIICLCILSSTHGFIGLWISLTIYMSLRAFAGFWRIGTGTGPWKFLRG; encoded by the exons ATGATGACTGAAGAAGATGATCTATATCCATCTAGTGTTAAGATGAGATAccccattttcattttcttcaagGATGTCAG ACATGTTTTCAAACTGGACGAACTGGGATCAGAGATAGCACAAATTGCTTTGCCTGCGGCACTGGCTTTGACAGCCGACCCTATTGCTTCTCTTGTTGACACAGCATTCATTGGCCAAATAG GTGCTGTGGAACTGGCTGCTGTAGGAGTCTCTATTGCCTTATTCAATCAAGTCTCAAGAATTGCAATATTCCCCCTTGTTAGCGTCACGACCTCCTTCGTGGCCGAGGAAGATACAATTGGAAGAGTGAGCTCTGAAGCACAAGAAAGTGATTACGTGGAAACAGGTTCCTGTGTAGATACTGAAAGCAATGAGTTAATACCACAAAAAG AATGTATCGAGGGTACATATCAGCCAAAAACACTTGGAAGCAGTTTTGATGTCGTTAAAATTGAGCCGGAAAGAAGGCATATCCCATCAGCTTCATCAGCACTGGTTATTGGTGGCATCCTTGGTCTCCTTCAAGCCTTATTCCTGATTTCTGGAGCAAAACCTCTATTGAACTTCATGGGAATCAGTTCA GATTCACCCATGCTAAACCCTGCACAACAGTACTTGACTTTAAGGTCACTAGGTGCTCCTGCCGTTCTTCTCTCCTTAGCCATGCAAGGTGTCTTTCGAGGATTTAAAGACACAAAAACTCCTTTATATGCCACTG TGGCAGGAGATATAGCAAACATCATTTTAGACCcaatatttatgtttgttttccGTCTGGGTGTCAGTGGTGCAGCCATTGCTCATGTAATATCTCA GTACCTCATTTCCGTTATACTCTTGTGGAAGTTAATGTGTCAAGTTGACCTCTTACCTCCTAGTTTAAAACATCTTCATTTTGGTAGATTTCTAAAGAATG GTTTCCTATTGTTAATAAGGGTTATGGCTGTTACCTTCTGTATCACCCTTTCAGCATCAATGGCTGCCAGACTGGGATCAACATCAATGGCTGCATTTCAAGTATGCTTGCAGGTCTGGTTGGCGACTTCTCTTCTTGCGGATGGATTGGCTGTTGCGGGACAG GCAATACTTGCAAGTTCATTCGCAAGAAAGGACTATGAGAAGGCAACAGCCACGGCATCTCGAGTATTGCAG CTAGGATTGGTTCTAGGATTGATACTTGCTGTCATTCTTGGAGGCGGACTGAGTTTTGGAGCAAAATTATTTACCAAAGATGTCGATGTCCTCCGCCTCATTGGTACAGGCATTCCA TTTGTTGCAGCTACTCAGCCCATCAATTCTTTAGCATTTGTTTTTGACGGTGTCAACTTTGGAGCATCTGATTTTGCATATTCAGCCTTCTCGTTG GTTCTTGTAGCTATTGTCAGCATTATATGTTTATGTATTCTCTCATCCACTCATGGATTCATCGGACTCTGGATATCTCTGACGATATATATGAGTCTTCGAGCTTTTGCTGGATTTTGgag GATAGGGACAGGAACAGGGCCTTGGAAGTTTCTGAGGGGCTGA
- the LOC107889335 gene encoding armadillo repeat-containing protein 8, whose translation MPSATVNKPRPSELLSRLTSAEPEVKVRALREVKNQIIGNRTKKLSFLKLGAVPAVAGILADSIDDVTDNNNCNNDSNNAINILVQSAAALGSFACGFDAGVQAVLDAGAFPNLLRLLANPNEKVVDAVARALRMIYQSKLAPKYDFLQQKNMEFLISLLNSEKENVSGLGASIITRSCETNLEQKALFDAGILRKLNSLLEGGSLSQRDASLESLATIFRNNPEVISKFAGPEIGRPLSSIIDLAKDRYPRTRLLACMCLIVIRNASPHFLQDIGIKTKLIHILLELLDDPGQVGDEAPFAFSSLIAQKEDLQKLALEANAIDKLHHHIKKGSLHPRRYEGILLALADMYSKLESCRSKFLSLQVLNLLADALTDYNAGVRAAACICLKSVTRSIKNLSAGYFMNETIVIPLVQLFLDPSTSVQVAALGATSNIVVDFTTRKSIFVQCGGMKQLVQLAKSMESSVRSNALWALKNFVFQADNRLKEGVFSELTASLLSSLIRDPEPSVQEQALALVRNLVDGCINLIEFVFAEDGLILGAIGRQLQCASTAEIGIQGMYALCNVASGNEFHKEAVMQLLFTQMGDKNQSFVIKFLQSNDSRLCTATVWTIVNLTCPSSPGAPGRLEKLRNAGIVSQIKNMVNDPCVDVKLRVRTVLGQSMAFGDN comes from the exons ATGCCAAGCGCCACTGTCAACAAGCCCCGGCCGAGCGAACTCCTCTCGCGGTTGACCTCCGCCGAGCCTGAGGTCAAGGTCAGGGCCCTTCGCGAGGTTAAAAACCAAATTATCGGGAATCGTACAAAGAAGCTTTCCTTCCTCAAGCTCGGTGCCGTCCCCGCCGTCGCCGGCATCCTAGCTGATTCAATCGATGACGTCACCGACAATAACAACTGCAACAACGACAGCAACAATGCAATTAACATTCTGGTCCAGTCAGCAGCGGCTCTCGGCAGCTTCGCTTGTGGCTTCGACGCCGGAGTTCAAGCCGTGCTTGACGCCGGTGCTTTCCCTAATCTGTTGCGTCTTCTCGCAAATCCTAATGAGAAG GTGGTAGATGCTGTTGCCCGTGCCCTTAGaatgatatatcaatcaaaattggCCCCAAAATATGATTTCCTTCAACAGAAAAATATGGAGTTCCTTATCTCACTACTAAATAGTGAGAAGGAAAATGTTAGTGGACTTGGTGCAAGCATAATAACTCGCTCTTGTGAGACAAATTTGGAGCAGAAAGCATTGTTTGATGCTGGTATTTTAAGGAAGCTGAATAGTCTTCTTGAAGGTGGTTCTTTAAGTCAGAGAGATGCTAGTTTAGAGTCTTTAGCCACAATATTTAGGAATAACCCAGAAGTTATTTCAAAATTTGCTGGACCTGAAATTGGAAGACCTTTGAGTTCTATTATTGATTTAGCGAAGGATAGGTACCCCCGAACAAGGTTGTTAGCTTGCATGTGCTTGATTGTTATAAGGAATGCTTCTCCTCACTTCTTGCAAGATATAGGGATCAAGactaaattaatacatattttacttGAGCTTCTTGATGACCCTGGTCAAGTTGGAGATGAGGCTCCTTTTGCTTTCTCCAGTTTAATTGCGCAAAAGGAGGATCTTCAAAAACTAGCACTCGAGGCCAATGCTATTGATAAACTACATCACCACATAAAAAAAGGTTCATTGCATCCCAGACGTTATGAGGGAATATTGCTTGCATTAGCTGATATGTACTCTAAGTTGGAAAGTTGCAGGTCTAAATTCCTCTCGTTGCAG GTGTTGAATTTGTTAGCTGATGCACTAACTGATTATAATGCTGGTGTACGTGCTGCAGCTTGTATATGTTTGAAAAGTGTCACTCGATCAATCAAG AATTTGAGTGCAGGTTATTTTATGAATGAAACTATCGTGATTCCTTTGGTTCAGCTTTTTCTTGATCCTTCAACTTCTGTCCAG GTTGCTGCACTTGGTGCCACTAGCAACATAGTGGTTGATTTTACAACACGTAAATCTATTTTTGTACAATGTGGAGGGATGAAACAGCTGGTTCAGTTAGCAAAGTCCATGGAATCCTCTGTCAGGTCAAATGCTTTGTGGGCTTTGAAGAATTTTGTATTCCAAGCAGACAATAGGTTGAAAGAAGGTGTTTTCTCAGAGCTCACTGCATCATTGTTATCAAGCCTTATCCGTG ATCCAGAGCCTTCAGTACAAGAGCAAGCTTTGGCCCTTGTTCGTAATCTAGTTGATGGATGTATAAACTTAATTGAGTTCGTGTTTGCTGAAGATGGCCTCATATTAGGGGCCATTGGAAGACAATTACAGTGTGCTTCAACAGCTGAGATAGGGATACAG GGAATGTATGCACTGTGCAATGTGGCAAGTGGGAATGAGTTTCACAAGGAAGCAGTGATGCAGCTACTCTTTACACAAATGGGTGACAAGAATCAATCTTTTGTGATTAAGTTTTTGCAGAGTAATGATAGCCGGCTA